A single region of the Sphingobium sp. TKS genome encodes:
- a CDS encoding TIGR04063 family PEP-CTERM/XrtA system glycosyltransferase, with the protein MTRILHVLDHSLPMHSGYTFRTRAILRAQLAKGWDVRGITGHRHAAPGPLEEIVDGLHFHRTPGESTGGNPLLREWRDISAHAEAIETLVRQWRPDIIHAHSPVLNAMAAQKVAKRHAIPMIYEIRAFWEDAAVGNGTGTEGSPRYWLTRQLETHAVRAADAVAVICEGLRGDLVARGIDADKIIVSPNGVDMEQFGTPVPRDPALTKALGLEGADVVGFIGSFYDYEGLDDLIAALPKLVRARPKAKLLLVGGGPCEQALRDQAMASPFADHIVFVGRVPHDEVEHYYAQVDILAYPRKAMRLTDLVTPLKPLEAMAQGRLVAASSVGGHRELIEHGVTGTLFAPNDPPAIAAALAEMFADRGFWDERRTVARAFVERERNWSSNILRYEPVYRQLLARPQRVRAAA; encoded by the coding sequence ATGACACGGATTCTCCATGTGCTGGATCACAGCCTGCCGATGCATAGCGGATATACCTTCCGCACCCGCGCTATTCTGCGGGCGCAACTGGCGAAGGGCTGGGACGTGCGCGGCATCACCGGACATCGTCACGCCGCGCCGGGGCCGCTGGAGGAAATCGTCGACGGCCTGCATTTCCATCGCACGCCGGGCGAATCGACCGGCGGCAATCCGCTGCTGCGCGAATGGCGCGATATTTCCGCCCACGCCGAAGCCATCGAAACGCTGGTGCGCCAGTGGCGGCCCGACATCATCCACGCCCATTCGCCGGTGTTGAACGCCATGGCGGCGCAGAAGGTGGCGAAGCGCCATGCGATCCCCATGATCTACGAAATCCGCGCCTTCTGGGAAGATGCGGCGGTCGGCAACGGTACGGGGACGGAGGGCAGCCCCCGCTATTGGCTGACCCGCCAGCTCGAAACCCATGCGGTGCGCGCCGCCGATGCGGTCGCGGTGATCTGCGAAGGGCTGCGCGGCGATCTGGTTGCGCGGGGGATCGATGCGGACAAGATCATCGTCTCGCCCAACGGCGTCGACATGGAGCAGTTCGGCACGCCCGTCCCCCGCGACCCCGCGCTGACGAAGGCATTGGGGCTGGAGGGCGCCGACGTCGTCGGCTTCATCGGCAGCTTCTACGATTATGAAGGGCTGGACGACCTGATCGCCGCCTTGCCGAAACTGGTGCGCGCCCGCCCGAAGGCGAAGCTGCTGCTGGTAGGCGGCGGCCCATGCGAACAGGCGCTGCGGGATCAGGCCATGGCCTCGCCCTTTGCCGACCATATCGTCTTCGTCGGCCGCGTGCCGCATGATGAGGTCGAGCATTATTATGCGCAGGTCGACATCCTGGCTTACCCGCGCAAGGCGATGCGGCTTACCGATCTGGTGACGCCTTTGAAGCCGCTCGAAGCCATGGCGCAGGGCCGGCTGGTCGCCGCGTCCAGCGTCGGCGGCCATCGCGAACTGATCGAGCATGGCGTTACCGGCACGCTGTTCGCACCCAACGATCCGCCCGCCATCGCCGCCGCCCTGGCGGAAATGTTCGCGGATCGCGGCTTCTGGGACGAGCGCCGGACAGTGGCGCGCGCCTTTGTGGAGCGCGAGCGTAACTGGTCGTCAAACATTCTTCGTTACGAACCTGTCTATCGGCAATTGCTGGCGCGCCCTCAAAGGGTGCGGGCGGCGGCCTGA
- a CDS encoding carbon starvation CstA family protein, protein MTRHIPWIMIAIVGAVALSVVAVSRGEAVNALWIVVAAVSSFLVAYRYYALYIAQNVMRLDPSRPTPAIRRADGLDYVATDRTVLFGHHFAAIAGAGPLVGPVLAAQMGYLPGTLWIIVGVVLAGAVQDFMILFISMRRDGKSLGELIRMEMGQVAGAIALFGAFMIMVIILAVLALIVVKALAESPWGMFTVAATVPLAMFMGAYTRWIRPGRIGEVSLLGLVGLLAAIVYGQSIAQSPVWAPVFTFTPVQLCWILIGYGAVASVLPVWLLLAPRDYLSTFLKIGAIAALAIGIVIMAPPLKMHAVTQFVNGNGPVWAGGLFPFLFITIACGAVSGFHALIASGTTPKLIASEAHAPMIGYGAMLMEAFVAIMALVGASILDPGIYFTMNSPAAVIGKDAASAAAAVTAMGFPISPDLILQTAKDVGEHSIISRAGGAPTLAVAMAEIFSHVVGGPAMKAFWYHFAILFEALFILTAVDAGTRAGRFMLQDLIALLVPGFKETKSMAPGIVATALTVAAWGFFLYQGVTDPLGGVNTLWPVFGISNQMLAAIALMLGTAVLFRMKRDRFAWVTLVPTAWLLICTLSAGFLKLFSADTKLGFLAHAARFSAAADEGQVLAPAKSMAEMRQIIFNDRVDAGLVAIFLFVVLAVLFFTIRTCLAARKVTAPTAREIPARLVPAE, encoded by the coding sequence ATGACCCGGCATATTCCATGGATAATGATCGCGATCGTCGGTGCGGTGGCGCTGTCGGTCGTTGCCGTGTCACGCGGCGAAGCGGTCAATGCGCTGTGGATCGTGGTGGCGGCGGTCAGCAGCTTCCTCGTCGCCTATCGCTATTATGCGCTCTATATCGCGCAGAATGTGATGCGGCTGGACCCATCGCGGCCCACGCCCGCGATCCGGCGGGCCGATGGGCTGGACTATGTCGCGACGGATCGGACGGTGCTGTTCGGGCATCATTTCGCGGCGATTGCCGGCGCTGGGCCTCTGGTGGGACCAGTGTTGGCGGCGCAGATGGGCTATCTGCCCGGCACGCTCTGGATCATCGTAGGCGTGGTACTGGCGGGCGCGGTGCAGGACTTCATGATCCTCTTCATCTCCATGCGACGCGACGGCAAGTCGCTGGGCGAGCTGATCCGCATGGAAATGGGGCAGGTCGCGGGCGCCATCGCCCTGTTCGGCGCCTTCATGATCATGGTCATCATCCTCGCCGTGCTGGCGCTGATCGTGGTCAAGGCGCTGGCGGAGAGTCCCTGGGGCATGTTCACCGTGGCGGCTACCGTGCCGCTCGCCATGTTCATGGGCGCCTATACGCGCTGGATAAGGCCGGGGCGGATCGGGGAAGTCTCGCTGCTGGGACTGGTCGGGCTGCTGGCGGCGATCGTCTATGGCCAGAGCATAGCGCAATCGCCGGTCTGGGCTCCGGTGTTCACCTTCACGCCGGTGCAGCTCTGCTGGATCTTGATCGGCTATGGCGCGGTGGCTTCGGTGCTGCCGGTGTGGCTGTTGCTGGCGCCGCGGGATTATCTGTCGACCTTCCTTAAGATCGGGGCGATCGCGGCATTGGCGATTGGGATCGTCATCATGGCGCCGCCGCTGAAAATGCACGCCGTCACCCAGTTCGTGAACGGCAATGGGCCGGTCTGGGCGGGCGGGCTGTTCCCCTTCCTGTTCATCACCATCGCCTGCGGGGCGGTGTCGGGGTTCCATGCGCTGATCGCCAGCGGCACCACGCCCAAGCTGATCGCCAGCGAGGCGCATGCGCCGATGATCGGCTATGGCGCGATGCTGATGGAGGCTTTCGTGGCGATCATGGCGCTGGTCGGCGCGTCGATCCTCGATCCGGGCATCTACTTCACGATGAACAGCCCGGCAGCAGTGATCGGCAAGGATGCCGCCAGCGCGGCGGCGGCGGTGACGGCAATGGGTTTCCCGATCTCGCCCGACCTGATCCTCCAGACCGCGAAGGATGTGGGCGAGCACAGCATCATATCCCGCGCGGGCGGCGCGCCGACCTTGGCGGTGGCCATGGCGGAGATATTCTCCCATGTCGTGGGCGGGCCAGCGATGAAGGCATTCTGGTATCATTTCGCGATATTGTTCGAGGCGCTGTTCATCCTGACCGCCGTGGACGCGGGCACCCGCGCCGGACGCTTCATGCTGCAGGATCTGATCGCGCTGCTGGTGCCGGGGTTCAAGGAAACGAAGAGCATGGCGCCAGGGATCGTCGCGACGGCGCTGACCGTCGCGGCCTGGGGCTTCTTTCTCTATCAAGGCGTGACCGATCCGTTGGGCGGGGTGAACACGCTCTGGCCGGTGTTCGGCATCTCCAACCAGATGCTGGCGGCGATCGCGCTGATGCTGGGGACGGCGGTGCTGTTCCGGATGAAGCGGGATCGGTTCGCCTGGGTGACATTGGTGCCGACGGCCTGGTTGTTGATCTGCACCCTGTCGGCGGGGTTCCTGAAGCTATTCTCGGCCGATACCAAGCTGGGGTTCCTGGCACATGCGGCCAGATTCAGCGCGGCGGCGGACGAGGGTCAGGTGCTGGCGCCGGCCAAGTCGATGGCGGAGATGCGGCAGATCATCTTCAACGACCGGGTCGACGCCGGGCTGGTGGCGATCTTCCTGTTCGTGGTGCTGGCCGTGCTGTTCTTCACCATCCGAACCTGTCTGGCGGCGCGGAAGGTGACGGCGCCCACTGCTCGGGAAATTCCGGCGCGACTGGTGCCGGCGGAATGA
- the dgcA gene encoding N-acetyl-D-Glu racemase DgcA, whose product MTRIISATVERWPVAGAFIISRGAKTSVDVVVCTVGDGAHVGRGEGTAIYYEGETAEGCAAAIDAYAGPLEREALLEAMPRGAARNALDCALWDLEAKRAGVPVWKLAGLEEPQPLPTAFTISLGEPEKMEADARAAAGRGFGLLKCKLTGEGDRARIAAVRAGAPDVRLIVDANESWHDLDIVAEAQALAELGVEMVEQPIVHGREERLSGIRSPLPLCADESCHTRADLDRLGNFDAVNIKLDKAGGLTEALALSREARVRGFRVMVGCMLGTSLGIAPAALVAQGADWIDLDGALLLAKDREGALTLHDGLLHPGSLWGVG is encoded by the coding sequence ATGACACGCATCATATCCGCGACTGTTGAACGCTGGCCGGTCGCGGGAGCCTTCATCATCAGCCGGGGAGCGAAGACATCGGTGGACGTCGTCGTCTGCACCGTGGGCGACGGCGCGCATGTCGGCCGGGGCGAGGGCACGGCGATCTATTATGAAGGCGAGACGGCGGAAGGTTGCGCGGCGGCGATCGACGCCTATGCCGGGCCGCTGGAGCGCGAGGCGTTGCTGGAGGCGATGCCGCGTGGGGCGGCGCGCAATGCGCTGGACTGCGCGCTCTGGGATCTGGAGGCGAAGCGCGCCGGGGTGCCGGTCTGGAAATTGGCGGGGCTGGAGGAGCCGCAGCCCTTGCCGACCGCCTTCACCATCAGCCTGGGCGAGCCGGAAAAGATGGAGGCGGATGCGCGGGCGGCGGCGGGGCGCGGCTTCGGCCTGCTCAAATGCAAGCTGACCGGCGAGGGCGACCGGGCGCGGATCGCCGCCGTGCGGGCGGGCGCGCCGGACGTGCGGTTGATCGTCGACGCCAATGAGAGCTGGCATGATCTGGATATCGTGGCCGAGGCTCAGGCGCTGGCGGAACTGGGTGTGGAGATGGTCGAGCAGCCGATCGTCCATGGCAGGGAGGAGCGGCTCTCCGGGATCAGGTCGCCGCTGCCGCTTTGCGCCGACGAGAGTTGTCATACGCGGGCCGATCTCGACCGGCTGGGGAATTTCGACGCGGTGAACATCAAGCTCGACAAGGCGGGTGGGCTGACCGAGGCGCTGGCCCTGTCGCGGGAGGCCAGAGTGCGGGGGTTTCGCGTGATGGTCGGCTGCATGTTGGGCACGTCGCTGGGGATCGCGCCGGCGGCGCTGGTGGCGCAGGGGGCCGACTGGATCGATCTGGATGGCGCGCTGTTGCTGGCGAAGGACAGGGAAGGCGCACTTACTCTACATGATGGGCTGCTCCATCCCGGTAGCCTGTGGGGCGTGGGCTAG
- a CDS encoding DNA topoisomerase IB, with translation MPPKPIVHANDSLPGITRRTLKRGWAYFDASGARITDREEIDRLNAIAMPPAYRDCWFCSTPNGHIQATGYDDRGRKQYRYHTDFRAAREAEKYAGCAAFGHALPKLRARIEADLSKRGLRKERTLAAVVRLLDLAKVRIGNEQYAAANKSFGATTLRRRHVDLRGQALRLRYRAKSGREHELTVTDRRLARFARAVQDLPGQHLFQYLDEEGLARPITSSDVNAYIAQAMGGDFTAKHFRTWGASVIAFEVLAAESLSLKQMIAPVAEALGNTPAISRKSYIHPALIELCRNGQDEWREGLRLPRATRYLSRYERGLIALLESLDTVSALPLAA, from the coding sequence ATGCCGCCAAAGCCCATCGTCCACGCCAATGACAGCCTGCCCGGCATCACGCGCCGGACCCTGAAAAGAGGATGGGCCTATTTCGACGCCAGCGGCGCGCGCATCACCGACCGGGAAGAGATCGACCGGCTGAACGCCATCGCCATGCCGCCCGCCTATCGCGATTGCTGGTTCTGCTCCACGCCCAATGGCCATATCCAGGCGACCGGCTATGATGATCGGGGCCGCAAGCAATATCGCTATCACACCGATTTCCGCGCTGCGCGGGAGGCGGAGAAATATGCCGGATGCGCCGCCTTCGGCCATGCCCTGCCGAAACTGCGCGCCCGGATCGAGGCCGATCTCTCCAAAAGGGGTCTGCGCAAGGAAAGGACGCTGGCCGCCGTCGTGCGCCTGCTCGATCTGGCCAAGGTCCGCATCGGCAATGAGCAATATGCCGCCGCGAACAAGAGCTTCGGCGCAACCACGCTACGCCGCCGCCATGTCGACCTGCGCGGTCAGGCGCTGCGCCTGCGCTACCGCGCCAAATCGGGGCGCGAGCATGAGCTGACCGTCACCGACCGCCGCCTGGCCCGCTTCGCGCGCGCGGTGCAGGATCTGCCGGGACAGCATCTGTTCCAATATCTGGATGAGGAAGGCCTCGCCCGGCCGATCACCTCCAGCGACGTCAACGCCTATATAGCGCAAGCGATGGGCGGCGATTTCACCGCCAAGCATTTCCGCACCTGGGGCGCTTCCGTCATCGCCTTCGAGGTTTTGGCGGCGGAAAGCCTGTCGCTCAAGCAGATGATCGCGCCGGTGGCGGAAGCGCTGGGCAACACCCCGGCGATCAGCCGCAAAAGCTATATCCACCCCGCATTGATCGAGCTTTGCCGCAACGGACAGGATGAATGGCGCGAAGGGCTTCGCCTGCCGCGCGCAACCCGCTATCTGTCCCGTTACGAACGGGGACTGATCGCCTTGTTGGAGAGCCTGGACACCGTTTCCGCGCTCCCGCTGGCGGCCTGA
- a CDS encoding XdhC family protein, whose product MNDNGAVIRKAREWRGARLALATVVSTWGSAPRPRGSHMVVHEDGRFEGSISGGCVETDVLQRAAEVIAGRPAHLEIYGVADGDAWVVGLPCGGEISVLVQPVGPDGFDPALFDRIDTASEKGRALTLSTDLATGLTREGAIEGRFHNRYDPPRRVLIVGAVQIAQSLSALAQAIGVTPVVIDPRGRFLTEERFPGVELDDRWPDEAVAARFPGESTAVVTLSHDIKIDDPALAAALRAPTGYIAALGSRKSHAARLERLTAMGFSPEDLARIDGPAGLDIGAIGAAEIALSIAAGMIAGFNVTR is encoded by the coding sequence TTGAACGACAATGGCGCGGTCATCCGCAAGGCCAGGGAATGGCGCGGCGCGCGATTGGCGCTGGCTACGGTGGTGTCGACCTGGGGATCGGCGCCCCGGCCGCGTGGCAGCCATATGGTCGTGCACGAGGATGGCCGATTCGAAGGCAGCATATCCGGGGGATGCGTCGAAACCGACGTGCTCCAGCGCGCTGCCGAGGTGATCGCCGGGCGTCCGGCCCATCTGGAAATTTATGGCGTGGCCGATGGAGACGCCTGGGTCGTCGGCTTGCCCTGCGGCGGGGAGATCAGCGTGCTGGTCCAGCCGGTCGGGCCGGATGGCTTCGATCCGGCGCTGTTCGATCGGATCGACACGGCAAGCGAGAAGGGCAGGGCGCTGACCCTGTCGACCGACCTGGCAACCGGCCTGACGCGGGAAGGCGCGATCGAGGGGCGGTTCCACAACCGCTACGATCCGCCGCGCCGGGTGCTGATCGTGGGTGCGGTGCAGATCGCCCAGTCGCTGAGCGCGTTGGCGCAGGCGATCGGCGTCACGCCGGTTGTCATCGATCCACGCGGCCGCTTCCTGACGGAGGAGCGTTTTCCCGGCGTCGAACTGGACGATCGCTGGCCCGATGAAGCGGTCGCCGCCCGCTTTCCCGGCGAATCGACGGCGGTGGTGACGCTCAGCCATGACATCAAGATCGACGATCCGGCGCTGGCCGCCGCGTTACGCGCGCCGACGGGCTATATTGCCGCGCTGGGATCGCGCAAAAGCCATGCGGCGCGGCTGGAACGGTTGACCGCAATGGGCTTTTCGCCGGAGGATCTGGCGCGCATAGATGGTCCCGCTGGCCTCGACATAGGCGCGATCGGCGCCGCCGAAATCGCGCTGTCGATCGCCGCCGGCATGATCGCGGGCTTCAACGTCACGCGCTGA
- a CDS encoding S24 family peptidase: MVGNGEDPRIVLERLIAERGDSYSDLSRLLNRNPAYIQQFIKRGTPRKLDEEDRRILARYFGVAEEMLGGSTVRGTSPVKVRSLPSVVTVPRLSLGASAGPGSLDEDERTTGVMAFDANWLRHLGVRPQKISIIRVDGESMAPTLSDGDEIMVDHDDDAARLRDGVYVLRLDGVLMVKRVAMGPRRGFFSVLSDNPHYPDWIDIDPALVVIVGRVVWTGRRLV; the protein is encoded by the coding sequence ATGGTCGGTAACGGAGAAGATCCACGCATCGTGCTGGAACGGCTGATTGCCGAGCGGGGGGACAGCTATTCCGATCTCTCGCGCCTGCTCAACCGCAATCCCGCCTATATCCAGCAGTTCATCAAGCGCGGCACGCCCCGCAAGCTGGACGAGGAGGACCGGCGCATCCTGGCCCGCTATTTCGGCGTGGCGGAGGAGATGCTGGGCGGATCGACCGTGCGGGGGACATCGCCGGTCAAGGTACGGTCCTTGCCTTCGGTCGTTACCGTGCCGCGCCTGTCCCTGGGTGCGTCCGCCGGGCCGGGATCGCTGGACGAAGATGAGCGGACGACCGGCGTGATGGCGTTCGACGCCAACTGGCTGCGCCATCTGGGCGTGCGGCCGCAAAAAATATCGATCATCCGCGTCGACGGCGAATCCATGGCGCCGACGCTGAGCGACGGCGACGAGATCATGGTCGATCATGATGACGACGCGGCGCGGCTGCGCGATGGCGTCTATGTGTTGAGGCTGGACGGGGTGTTGATGGTGAAGCGGGTTGCCATGGGACCGCGCCGGGGCTTTTTCTCTGTCCTTAGCGATAATCCCCATTATCCCGACTGGATCGACATCGATCCGGCGCTGGTCGTGATCGTGGGACGGGTGGTATGGACCGGAAGACGGCTGGTTTAG
- a CDS encoding mechanosensitive ion channel family protein: MAKKDPVALPEIDVRPPNLAEMWHSTVHWFSLHYLQILIAIGAAVVIYSLLTALRSVGGRLKGAPGDTLGFTNVAGRAFARTTHFFMGAVAARLVVSYANPPQMVLKTVAFLFTIAAVFQCAIWAREIILGLVERRTSADESQSLANAMGLIRVLVTFALFAIALIVVLDNLGVNVTGLVAGLGIGGIAIGLAAQGIFSDLFAALSIIFDKPFRQGEVITYDQTTARVEHIGLKSTHLRAMSGEKKVISNANLLQKEITSLQMLTQRRVTFAIGIIYQTPEDKADAITAMLKEIVEAQGHIFVNAGLVSFGASSLDYQLNFDVLDPDTHDYFLSRHGVGLAIWKRFRAEGIEFAYPTQTSFTAAPDGRTVMPYPEAPARLA, encoded by the coding sequence ATGGCCAAGAAAGACCCCGTCGCCCTGCCAGAGATCGACGTCCGCCCGCCTAATCTGGCGGAAATGTGGCATTCGACGGTCCACTGGTTCTCGCTCCACTATCTGCAAATCCTGATCGCGATCGGCGCGGCGGTCGTCATCTACAGCCTGCTGACGGCGCTGCGCAGCGTCGGCGGGCGGCTGAAGGGCGCTCCCGGCGACACGCTGGGCTTTACCAATGTCGCGGGCCGGGCCTTTGCCCGCACCACCCATTTCTTCATGGGCGCAGTCGCGGCGCGGCTGGTGGTCAGCTATGCCAACCCACCACAGATGGTGCTGAAGACCGTCGCCTTCCTCTTCACCATCGCCGCCGTCTTCCAATGCGCCATCTGGGCGCGGGAGATCATCCTGGGCCTGGTCGAGCGGCGCACTTCGGCGGATGAAAGCCAGAGCCTGGCCAATGCCATGGGCCTGATCCGGGTGCTGGTGACTTTTGCGCTGTTCGCGATCGCGCTGATCGTCGTGCTGGACAATCTGGGCGTCAACGTCACCGGCCTGGTCGCGGGCCTGGGCATAGGCGGCATCGCGATCGGTCTGGCCGCGCAGGGCATCTTCTCCGACCTGTTCGCCGCGCTGTCGATCATCTTCGACAAGCCCTTCCGCCAGGGCGAGGTCATCACCTATGACCAGACCACCGCCCGGGTCGAGCATATCGGCCTCAAAAGCACGCATCTGCGCGCGATGAGCGGTGAGAAGAAGGTGATCTCCAACGCCAATCTGCTGCAGAAGGAGATCACCAGCCTTCAGATGCTGACGCAGCGCCGCGTGACCTTCGCGATCGGCATCATCTACCAGACTCCCGAGGACAAGGCCGATGCGATCACGGCGATGCTCAAGGAGATCGTGGAGGCGCAGGGGCATATCTTCGTCAATGCGGGGCTGGTGAGCTTTGGCGCCAGTTCGCTCGACTATCAGCTCAATTTCGACGTGCTCGACCCCGACACCCATGATTATTTCCTGTCGCGGCACGGGGTCGGCCTCGCCATCTGGAAGCGCTTCAGGGCGGAGGGGATCGAATTCGCCTATCCGACGCAGACCAGCTTCACCGCCGCGCCGGATGGCCGGACGGTCATGCCCTATCCGGAAGCGCCTGCCCGACTCGCCTGA
- a CDS encoding YbdD/YjiX family protein has protein sequence MSVFLLRLRQMARMMVGVPDYDVYLRHMQEHHPEHDPMDRTAFFRERQEARYGGKNGGKCC, from the coding sequence ATGAGCGTCTTTCTCCTCCGACTGCGGCAGATGGCGCGCATGATGGTTGGAGTGCCGGATTATGACGTCTATTTGCGGCATATGCAGGAGCATCATCCCGAGCATGATCCGATGGATCGAACCGCCTTTTTCCGGGAGCGGCAGGAGGCGCGCTATGGGGGAAAGAATGGGGGGAAGTGCTGTTAG
- a CDS encoding putative O-glycosylation ligase, exosortase A system-associated encodes MRDLFFVAFLGVFFLAGLRRPFLLIAVYAYIDIVSPQRLSYFLLNSIPISFIAFLLAVGTWALVDDKKDCRFSARQVILLLLLAWCGYTTATADFPINAVTKWGWVWKAMVFAIFLPVTLRTRLRIEALTLFMVLCASTIIINGGMKTALSGGGYGVLNLMVDNNSGLYEGSIISTVAISLIPLILWLSRHGTIFPPDWRVRLFAYALCFACLLMPIGTEARTGLVCIAVLAGLMLMRSKRRFIYGPLMAVAALAAIPFLPASFTQRMSTIENHQSDESASTRLEVWKWTLDYVKEHPGGGGFDNYLQNKFTYVMQERVVDAAGSRMEKRIVTDHGRAYHSAYFEMLGEQGYFGFFLWALLHLTCFVRTEAIRRMYRKREGDEAWVAPFALALQQGHVIYMVGSLFVGIAYQPFIFMMLSLQIGLDTYLTRKRKFAARQPLFPASPVAQRTA; translated from the coding sequence ATGCGTGACCTGTTCTTCGTCGCCTTTCTGGGCGTCTTCTTCTTGGCTGGCTTGCGCAGGCCTTTCCTGCTGATCGCGGTCTATGCCTATATCGACATCGTTTCTCCTCAGCGACTCTCCTATTTCCTGCTGAACAGCATCCCGATTTCCTTCATCGCCTTCCTGCTGGCGGTGGGGACTTGGGCACTGGTCGACGACAAGAAGGACTGCCGCTTCTCCGCGCGGCAGGTGATCCTGCTGCTGCTGCTCGCCTGGTGCGGATATACCACGGCGACGGCGGACTTCCCGATCAACGCAGTCACCAAATGGGGCTGGGTCTGGAAGGCGATGGTGTTCGCCATCTTCCTGCCCGTCACCCTGCGCACGCGCCTGCGGATCGAGGCGCTGACCCTGTTCATGGTGCTCTGCGCCAGCACGATCATCATCAATGGCGGCATGAAGACGGCGCTGTCGGGCGGCGGCTATGGCGTGCTGAACCTGATGGTCGACAATAATAGCGGCCTGTATGAAGGCAGCATCATCTCGACCGTCGCCATTTCGCTGATCCCGCTGATCCTCTGGCTGTCGCGGCATGGCACCATCTTCCCCCCCGACTGGCGGGTCAGGCTGTTCGCCTATGCGCTCTGCTTCGCCTGCCTGCTGATGCCCATCGGGACCGAGGCACGCACAGGGCTGGTCTGCATCGCCGTCCTGGCGGGACTGATGCTGATGCGGTCGAAGCGGCGCTTCATCTATGGTCCGCTGATGGCGGTCGCAGCGCTGGCGGCGATCCCCTTCCTGCCCGCCAGCTTCACCCAGCGCATGTCGACCATCGAAAATCACCAGAGCGACGAGAGCGCCTCCACGCGCCTCGAAGTGTGGAAATGGACGCTGGACTATGTGAAGGAGCATCCGGGCGGCGGCGGCTTCGACAATTATCTGCAGAACAAGTTCACCTATGTCATGCAGGAGCGGGTCGTCGACGCCGCCGGATCGCGCATGGAAAAGCGCATCGTCACCGACCATGGCCGCGCCTATCACAGCGCCTATTTCGAGATGCTGGGCGAGCAGGGCTATTTCGGCTTCTTCCTCTGGGCGCTGCTGCATCTGACCTGCTTCGTCCGCACCGAAGCGATCCGGCGCATGTACCGCAAGCGCGAAGGCGATGAGGCCTGGGTCGCGCCCTTCGCCCTCGCCCTGCAACAGGGGCATGTCATCTACATGGTCGGATCGCTGTTCGTGGGCATCGCCTATCAGCCTTTCATCTTCATGATGCTCTCGCTGCAAATCGGCCTCGACACCTATTTGACCCGCAAACGCAAGTTCGCGGCGCGCCAGCCGTTATTTCCCGCATCACCAGTCGCGCAGAGGACCGCATGA